In one Lolium rigidum isolate FL_2022 chromosome 3, APGP_CSIRO_Lrig_0.1, whole genome shotgun sequence genomic region, the following are encoded:
- the LOC124695163 gene encoding uncharacterized protein LOC124695163: protein MAARRTLRPRLLSQRRHLLAGIAAASSVTLLFIVLLLLSLPSSSPPMRHDIHTTSSSSHNPPAQCAAMSASLGEFGEMMLSMLPRDLAFTAFVPSPESFRRVLKLRPNKSFAEGKAKDDTYAVVSRVLGFSAVPRRLRSEDVPLRERVRLLDSVSGLKMYAWRDADGALVVNGVRSECADIVRDQTVVHVMAGVLMDAEFERSFLPAAED, encoded by the coding sequence ATGGCCGCAAGGAGGACGCTCAGGCCACGGCTGTTGTCGCAACGACGGCACCTCCTTGCAGGCattgccgccgcctcctcagtGACCCTACTATTCATCGTCCTCCTGCTCCTCTCCCTACCTTCCTCCTCGCCACCAATGCGCCACGACATCCACACAACATCTTCGTCCTCCCATAATCCTCCTGCTCAGTGCGCCGCGATGAGCGCGAGCCTCGGGGAGTTCGGCGAGATGATGCTGTCCATGCTCCCGAGGGACCTCGCCTTCACCGCCTTTGTGCCCTCGCCGGAATCGTTCCGCCGTGTCCTCAAGCTGCGGCCAAACAAGAGCTTTGCCGAGGGGAAGGCCAAGGACGACACCTATGCCGTCGTCTCGCGCGTGCTCGGCTTCTCGGCGGTGCCCCGGCGCCTGCGCTCTGAGGACGTGCCTCTGCGCGAGCGGGTGAGGCTACTGGACTCCGTCTCTGGACTGAAGATGTACGCCTGGAGGGACGCGGACGGGGCTCTCGTCGTCAACGGCGTGCGGTCGGAGTGCGCCGATATCGTCAGGGACCAGACCGTGGTCCATGTCATGGCCGGCGTCCTCATGGATGCCGAGTTCGAGCGATCTTTTCTTCCGGCAGCAGAGGATTGA